The genomic segment ACGCCAAGCGGCTGAGGTCCCATGGAGCTGGGCCTCAGAGAAGAGATGCAGGTGCGCGCGAACCTTCTGCTCCCTATCGGCGTCATACCTCACCGATACGGGACCACGACCTCCGAACGAATGGTTCAGATCGCACTCACCGTGGGCGGCCTCAGCGGCTGATTCCCGTGTACGGCACGCCAGCGGTTGGCTGTTCGTACCATCGACCTCCGCGACCGGGAGCACGTAGATGGTTTCTCGCCTCGTCGGCCTCGCCGCCGCCGCGCTGTTGGTCACGCCTGCGGCCTGCGGTCCGCAGCCGTCCGTACCCGCCGAGCAGCCCGCCCCCGCCCCCGACCAGGCCGAGGTCGCCCAATGGGCGCCGGATAACCCCACGGCGCTCGATCCCTCCACCACGGCCATCGACGTCACCGTCTACGAGAGCGCCTGCGCCAGCGGGCAGGCCGCCACCAGACGCGTCGCCGAGCCCGACATCACCTACGGCGACCAGGAGGTGGTGGTCACCATCCGCGTCATCCCGTCGCCTGGGGACCAGAGCTGCCCGGCCAACCCGCCCACACCGTTCACCGTGGAGCTCGACGAGCCGCTCGATGGCCGCGCCCTGCTCGACGGCGGCCAGCAGCCGCCCGGCCCGCCCCACATCGACCAGTAGGCGTGCCCACCGGCAGTGGCCGTGCGGCGCTCTCCAGTACCAGCCGAGGCTTTCCGATGCGCACGAAAGGTGTGCGCCGTCGCCGGTTAGCCGTGTTTGCTCCGGGTCGAGCAGGAGGCGGGTGTGGATGTGGGAGTCGTTCAGCGGCCGAGGCTGGTGCGGACGCGTTTCATCGGCAGCCACAGGCGGTCGCCGGCGCCCCCAGGCAGCGGCTTGAACCCCCAACCTCGGTACCAGTTGGCCACGTGCTCGTTGAGCGCATCGACGATCACGGCGCGGATAGCCAGATGCTCGTCGGCGTCGATGATGCGGTGCAGGGCTTGCTGCAGCAGCCACGCGCCGAGGCCATGCTGGGCGTGTCGTCGGTCGCGGGCGAGACGGGCGATGAGCGCCGCGCCGATCTCGTCGAGCCCGACCAGACCGCGGCGTTCTCGGCCGGGCAGTTGGGCGACGTCGATGGCTGCAGCGACGAGGGTGACGTAGCCGGCAACGGGGCCCACACCGGCCGGATGACCCGCGGTGTCGTCGACGGCAACGAACGTGCGGGACAGGCTGCGCCGCTGATTGGCCAGAGCGTACGCGGCCAGCCAGCGGTCAAGAGATGCCTCCCCGCAGGAGAACCCCTCGACCTCGTGGCGGTCGGTCAGCGGCTCGAAGCGCACGCCCTACGACCGCGGCGCTTGGGACAGGTCGGGTTCGCCCTTCTGGGCGAGTCGTTGCAATTCGGGTACGGGGCTGGCGTCGTCGAGCGCGGCGTAGAACGCCTTGGCGTGTTCGGGAGCGATGCGCACACGGCGGCGGTCAGCGAGCTCCCGATGGGCGTCCTCCACGGTGCGGGAGCGGATGTAGTCGGAGATCGACAGGCCGGCCTCAGCGGCAGCCTGTTGAATCAACTCGTAGTCCTCCTCGGTGGCGCGGACCTCGAAGCGCCGGGAAAGCGTGCTCATCACCGCTCCTCGCTGCTGTACGGTATTGTACCGTACAGTGTAGCGTGGGTCGTGCGGGTGTCGCGGGACGAGCAGGAGCGCCCCGGGGAGCCCCGCAGTCCCACGGCCGGAGGGGTTCGGGTCAGCTGCCGCCGGCGAGGTACTGGGCGATCGCGTAGATGGCGTGGCGGTTGAGCTGGCTGCGAGCCCGGTCGTAGCGGCGGGTGGTCTTGGGGTCCTCGTGGCGGGCGAAGTCTTGGACGTCGCGCAGCCCGATCCCGGCGTCCAGGGCCATGGTGATCGCCGAGTGCCGCAGGCTGTGCGGCGTGATCCGCCGGTCCACCCCGATCGCCTGGCACAGGGCTGTGACGAGGTAGGCGACGTTGTAAGCCGTCATGCGTCGCCCGTGGCTATTGCGTAGCAGCGGGCCCCCTCGACCGGGTTGCCCGCGACCCGCCCTTCGCCTACCGCCGACCGGTAGAAGCTGGACAGGGTCGCCACGCGCTGACAGATCGTGTTCGGCGCATACCCGCGCTGCTCCAGACAGCGGATATGGGCTTCGACATCAGCGCGTTGCGCGGCCAAGCCGTCGGTACCTCGGCCATCTGCCCAGTGGAACCAGGCGCGCAGGTTCGCCTGGTAGTTGACTCGCGTCTTGGCCGACTGGAACCCCGCGACGAACAACTCGATCCACGTGCCGATCCCGGCGGAGAACACCAGCGCCGAGCCAGAAGTCCTATTCGTGGTCATCGTGACAGCCTCCCACGACCGGGCACGCACGGCCCGGCCACGGAAAGATCACACCCGCATGAACCCTGCTCGGCTACGGCCCTACCCGGCGAGGGTTGAACTCGACGAAGGCTCCGCGGGATGTTATGCCGTGTTGCACGGTGCTGGTAGCTGCGGGATATTCGAGGCGTGCATCGCGATGCCGTGCAGGAGTTGGGAGCGCGCCGTGCAGTGAAGTGAAGCGTGCTCCTGCGCGAACGCGTGGAGGCTGTGATGCGAGCTGTCGTTCAGTTGGGCTACGGCGGGCCGCCGGAGGTTCTGGAGGTGCGCGAGCTCGACCTGCCGTCGCTTGGGGATGATGAGGTGCTGGTGCGGGTGCGTGCGGCATCGGTGCATCCCGACGTCTGGCACGTGGTGACCGGCTTGCCGCGGGTGTTGCGCCTGATGGGCTCGGGCGTGCGCCGCCCCAGGGACGTTGTGCCTGGGACGGACGTGGCCGGGGAGGTCGAGTCGGTGGGGGCGGGGGTGACGCGGTTCCGCCCCGGTGACGAGGTGTTCGGCGAGACGCTCCGTGGGATGCAGTGGCGCAACGGTGGCGCGTACGCCGAGTACGTGGCGGTGGCGGAGGATGCGCTGGCCGCCAAGCCGTCGCAGGTGACGTTCGAGCAGGCCGCGACCGTGGCGACTGCCGGGCTCATCGCGC from the Egibacteraceae bacterium genome contains:
- a CDS encoding alcohol dehydrogenase catalytic domain-containing protein, with the protein product MRAVVQLGYGGPPEVLEVRELDLPSLGDDEVLVRVRAASVHPDVWHVVTGLPRVLRLMGSGVRRPRDVVPGTDVAGEVESVGAGVTRFRPGDEVFGETLRGMQWRNGGAYAEYVAVAEDALAAKPSQVTFEQAATVATAGLIALANLPDQGRRGAERVLVNGAGGGVGAIAVQLARSWG
- a CDS encoding tyrosine-type recombinase/integrase; the encoded protein is MTAYNVAYLVTALCQAIGVDRRITPHSLRHSAITMALDAGIGLRDVQDFARHEDPKTTRRYDRARSQLNRHAIYAIAQYLAGGS
- a CDS encoding DUF1778 domain-containing protein, which produces MSTLSRRFEVRATEEDYELIQQAAAEAGLSISDYIRSRTVEDAHRELADRRRVRIAPEHAKAFYAALDDASPVPELQRLAQKGEPDLSQAPRS
- a CDS encoding site-specific integrase yields the protein MTTNRTSGSALVFSAGIGTWIELFVAGFQSAKTRVNYQANLRAWFHWADGRGTDGLAAQRADVEAHIRCLEQRGYAPNTICQRVATLSSFYRSAVGEGRVAGNPVEGARCYAIATGDA